A genomic stretch from Nocardia wallacei includes:
- the folP gene encoding dihydropteroate synthase has protein sequence MTQLITPRGGRSCVVMGVVNVTSDSFSDGGRYLDPELAIAHGVRLFEAGADIIDVGGESTRPGAVRIDPRIEADRVTPVIRGLVEAGVPTSVDTMRASVAEAAIAAGVSVVNDVSGGRADADMVKVVAAAGVPWILMHWRAGADYRHTGPAEQYGDVVAEVLAELAIQVDLAMAAGVHPSRLVLDPGLGFAKNAGHDWALLGALPELTAQGLPVLIGASRKRFLGRLLADGETPRPPAGREVATATVSALAALHGAWGVRVHDVRASLDAIAVTDAWQRAAGERRGNNTEQSETIDGTRE, from the coding sequence CTGACGCAGCTCATCACTCCGCGCGGGGGACGCTCCTGTGTGGTGATGGGCGTCGTCAACGTCACCAGCGACTCGTTCTCCGACGGCGGCCGCTACCTGGATCCGGAACTGGCGATCGCGCACGGCGTGCGGCTGTTCGAGGCGGGCGCCGACATCATCGACGTGGGCGGGGAATCGACGCGTCCCGGCGCGGTCCGGATCGACCCGCGGATCGAAGCGGACCGGGTGACGCCGGTGATCCGGGGCCTGGTCGAGGCCGGGGTGCCGACCAGCGTGGACACCATGCGGGCGAGCGTGGCCGAGGCGGCGATCGCGGCCGGTGTGTCGGTGGTCAACGACGTGTCGGGCGGGCGAGCCGACGCCGACATGGTCAAGGTGGTAGCGGCGGCCGGGGTGCCGTGGATCCTCATGCACTGGCGAGCCGGGGCGGACTACCGGCACACCGGCCCGGCCGAGCAGTACGGTGACGTGGTCGCCGAGGTGCTCGCGGAACTGGCCATCCAGGTGGATCTGGCGATGGCGGCGGGCGTGCACCCGAGTCGGCTGGTGCTGGATCCGGGCCTGGGTTTCGCCAAGAACGCCGGGCACGATTGGGCCCTGCTGGGCGCGCTGCCCGAACTCACCGCCCAGGGCCTGCCGGTGCTGATCGGGGCCTCCCGCAAGCGTTTTCTCGGCAGGCTGCTGGCCGACGGCGAGACGCCGCGCCCGCCCGCCGGCCGCGAGGTGGCGACGGCGACCGTCTCGGCGCTGGCGGCGCTGCACGGCGCCTGGGGTGTGCGGGTACACGACGTGCGAGCCTCACTGGACGCGATCGCGGTGACCGACGCCTGGCAGCGCGCCGCCGGCGAGCGGCGGGGGAACAACACAGAGCAGTCCGAGACGATCGACGGCACGAGGGAGTAA
- the folB gene encoding dihydroneopterin aldolase, whose protein sequence is MSTDRIELRGLRAFGHHGCFDFERRDGQEFVVDITLWLDFAAAAASDDLDATVDYGALAGRAVAIVRGEPRNLIETVASEIADDIMADPRVAAAEVVLHKPSAPIPHTFADVRVVATRRREAVA, encoded by the coding sequence CTGAGTACCGACCGCATCGAATTGCGCGGGCTGCGCGCCTTCGGTCATCACGGCTGCTTCGACTTCGAGCGCCGCGACGGCCAGGAGTTCGTCGTCGATATCACCCTGTGGCTGGACTTCGCCGCCGCGGCGGCCTCCGACGACCTCGACGCCACGGTCGACTACGGCGCGCTCGCCGGACGCGCGGTGGCGATCGTGCGGGGCGAACCACGCAATCTCATCGAGACGGTGGCCTCGGAGATCGCCGACGACATCATGGCCGATCCGCGCGTCGCCGCCGCGGAAGTGGTGCTGCACAAGCCGTCCGCGCCGATCCCGCACACCTTCGCCGACGTCCGGGTCGTCGCGACCCGGCGGCGCGAGGCGGTGGCATGA
- the folK gene encoding 2-amino-4-hydroxy-6-hydroxymethyldihydropteridine diphosphokinase — protein MTRAVLSIGSNLGDRQAHLRGVADAFAPWAVAVSSVYMTAPWGPVPQGDYLNAIVVVDDPAATPRDWLRRGQELEQAAGRVREVRWGARTLDVDVIWCGERRDGELRPVRSADPELTLPHPQAHNRAFVLVPWLEADPEAVLEVDGVARPVRDLLAGLSPAEREGVRRTDLRLRPVIS, from the coding sequence ATGACCCGGGCGGTGCTGTCCATCGGCTCGAATCTGGGCGACCGGCAGGCACACCTGCGCGGCGTGGCCGACGCGTTCGCGCCGTGGGCGGTCGCGGTGTCGTCGGTCTATATGACCGCGCCGTGGGGCCCGGTGCCGCAGGGCGATTACCTGAACGCGATTGTCGTGGTGGACGATCCGGCCGCGACGCCGCGGGACTGGCTGCGTCGTGGTCAGGAACTGGAGCAGGCCGCCGGGCGGGTACGCGAGGTGCGCTGGGGCGCACGGACACTCGACGTCGACGTGATCTGGTGCGGGGAGCGCCGCGACGGTGAGCTGCGACCGGTGCGCAGCGCCGATCCGGAACTGACGCTGCCGCACCCGCAGGCGCACAATCGCGCGTTCGTACTGGTGCCGTGGCTCGAGGCGGACCCGGAGGCGGTGCTCGAGGTGGACGGCGTGGCGCGGCCGGTGCGGGACCTGCTGGCGGGGTTGTCCCCCGCCGAACGAGAAGGGGTGCGGCGCACCGACCTTCGACTCCGGCCGGTGATCTCGTGA
- a CDS encoding DUF3180 domain-containing protein, with protein sequence MKPTKLLDLTANVLIAAAVAWAATRWAYSSFPPISVIAGASLYPVAALEAVLAFMIRTRVHDQRIGDGPKQLHPITAARAVALAKASAQVGSLAAGVWLGFLIWVFPQRSTLRAAAADTPGAIVGLIAGVALVAAALWLEYCCRAPSDPPDEPATS encoded by the coding sequence ATGAAGCCGACCAAGCTGCTCGACCTGACCGCGAACGTGCTGATCGCGGCGGCCGTCGCATGGGCCGCCACGCGCTGGGCGTACTCCAGTTTCCCGCCGATCAGCGTGATCGCCGGGGCCTCGCTGTATCCGGTGGCGGCGCTGGAGGCGGTGCTGGCCTTCATGATTCGAACGCGGGTGCACGACCAGCGCATCGGCGACGGTCCCAAACAGCTGCATCCGATCACGGCCGCGCGGGCGGTCGCGCTGGCGAAGGCCTCGGCGCAGGTGGGCTCGCTGGCCGCCGGGGTCTGGCTGGGTTTCCTCATCTGGGTGTTCCCGCAGCGGTCGACGCTGCGTGCCGCGGCCGCGGACACCCCCGGCGCCATCGTGGGCCTGATCGCGGGTGTGGCGCTGGTGGCGGCGGCACTGTGGCTGGAGTATTGCTGTCGCGCCCCGAGTGATCCGCCGGACGAGCCAGCAACTTCATAG
- a CDS encoding DUF6779 domain-containing protein — MVSPARSSTSRRWRAVAGKFVVAVLISLGLIASVFLSFSNSLQLTRIGLVAALWTAAIGVLAASRYRRESAVDRVKMRDLHTVYELQLRREIAARHEYELGVESRVRAEVGAEAAEMAALRAELAVLRESLQRLFDGDLPVERPALRADVVRVPELPARSANGSSPDTDTWDAWSVPAVPRGSVTPVFETSHPEAPLFASPDDDPVTAETSVVSAEAGAEPRDTWTAWEQTPEPKPADTWTAWSETPESDSAPSRSEPPESTPVNGTEPYGPTPVNGTEPHGSASLGGTELYGSASVDGTEPSEPTSVNGAALPDRATEAEHPGRSSDGPDTNGAAAPPPEKTEQARPPAKAPTAIGTAGSRRRRRAEAGDGAAGHQLTVAEIMANLRSEQNSSN; from the coding sequence ATGGTTTCGCCCGCCCGTAGCAGTACTTCCCGCCGATGGCGGGCAGTCGCGGGAAAATTCGTCGTCGCTGTATTGATTTCGCTCGGTCTGATTGCCAGTGTTTTCCTGAGTTTCAGTAACAGCCTGCAACTGACCCGCATCGGTCTGGTCGCAGCCCTGTGGACTGCGGCGATCGGTGTACTGGCGGCCAGCAGGTACCGCCGGGAGTCGGCCGTGGACCGGGTCAAGATGCGTGACCTGCACACGGTGTACGAGTTACAACTGCGGCGCGAGATTGCCGCCCGGCACGAATACGAACTCGGTGTCGAGTCCCGGGTCCGCGCGGAGGTCGGCGCCGAGGCGGCGGAAATGGCGGCGTTGCGCGCCGAGTTGGCGGTGCTGCGGGAAAGCCTGCAACGGTTGTTCGACGGCGACCTGCCGGTCGAGCGCCCCGCATTGCGGGCCGATGTGGTGCGAGTTCCGGAATTGCCCGCGCGGTCGGCGAACGGTAGCTCGCCGGATACCGACACCTGGGATGCGTGGAGCGTGCCCGCCGTGCCGCGCGGTTCGGTCACCCCGGTCTTCGAGACGAGCCACCCCGAAGCGCCGCTGTTCGCCAGCCCCGACGACGACCCGGTGACCGCGGAGACCTCCGTCGTCTCGGCCGAGGCGGGTGCGGAACCGCGCGACACCTGGACCGCTTGGGAGCAGACCCCCGAGCCGAAGCCGGCCGACACCTGGACCGCCTGGTCGGAGACGCCCGAATCCGACTCGGCACCAAGCCGTTCCGAGCCGCCGGAGTCCACCCCGGTGAACGGCACCGAGCCGTACGGGCCCACGCCGGTCAACGGCACCGAGCCGCACGGGTCCGCGTCGCTCGGCGGCACCGAGCTGTACGGGTCCGCGTCGGTCGACGGCACCGAGCCGTCCGAGCCCACGTCCGTCAACGGCGCTGCACTACCCGACCGCGCGACCGAGGCCGAGCATCCCGGCCGGTCGTCCGACGGCCCGGACACCAACGGCGCCGCGGCGCCGCCACCGGAGAAAACCGAACAGGCCCGGCCACCGGCGAAGGCCCCCACCGCCATCGGCACCGCGGGCTCCCGTCGCCGCCGCCGCGCGGAGGCGGGGGACGGCGCGGCCGGCCACCAGCTGACGGTCGCCGAGATCATGGCCAACCTGCGGTCGGAGCAGAACAGCTCGAACTGA
- a CDS encoding Rossmann-like and DUF2520 domain-containing protein — protein sequence MVTSESARPDEGRSVSGSDPAPARLTVGIVSAGRVGSALGAALERAGHVVFGVSAISDASRQRARAALPDSRILPAEEVAARSELLVLAVPDSELAGLVAGLAAARVVRPGTIVAHTSGANGIAVLAPLTELGARPLAIHPAMTFTGHDEDTTRLGNACFGITAADEVGYAIAQSLVIEMGGEPVRVLEEHRTLYHAALAHGSNHLVTLIVDAVAALRAALDGPGLLGQQLVDDQPNGLAERMLAPLASAALDNALRRGQSALTGPVARGDTAAVAAHLDALTAVDDRLAAGYRALSLRTAERARTDPALIDLLEGPR from the coding sequence ATGGTGACCTCTGAATCTGCACGGCCCGACGAGGGCCGGAGTGTCTCAGGGAGTGACCCGGCGCCCGCACGACTGACGGTGGGAATCGTCTCGGCGGGACGCGTGGGATCGGCGCTCGGCGCGGCATTGGAGCGCGCCGGGCACGTCGTATTCGGGGTGTCCGCGATCTCGGACGCCTCCCGGCAGCGCGCCCGCGCGGCGCTGCCCGATTCGCGGATCCTGCCCGCCGAGGAGGTCGCCGCCCGCAGTGAACTGCTGGTCCTGGCGGTGCCCGACAGCGAGCTGGCCGGTCTGGTCGCCGGGCTGGCGGCGGCGCGGGTGGTGCGGCCCGGCACCATCGTCGCGCACACCTCCGGCGCGAACGGCATCGCGGTGTTGGCCCCGCTGACCGAACTCGGCGCCCGCCCACTGGCCATCCACCCGGCCATGACGTTCACGGGCCACGACGAGGACACCACCCGGCTCGGCAACGCCTGCTTCGGCATCACCGCCGCCGACGAGGTCGGCTACGCCATCGCGCAGTCGCTGGTGATCGAGATGGGCGGCGAGCCGGTGCGGGTGCTCGAGGAACACCGCACGCTCTACCACGCCGCCCTCGCGCACGGCAGCAACCACCTGGTCACACTGATCGTCGACGCCGTGGCCGCCCTGCGTGCCGCCCTCGACGGTCCCGGCCTGCTCGGCCAGCAACTGGTGGACGATCAGCCCAACGGGCTGGCCGAGCGCATGCTGGCGCCGCTGGCCTCGGCGGCCCTGGACAACGCGCTGCGGCGCGGGCAGTCGGCGCTGACCGGACCGGTGGCGCGCGGCGACACCGCCGCGGTCGCCGCCCACCTCGACGCCCTCACCGCCGTCGACGACCGCCTGGCCGCGGGCTACCGCGCGCTGTCGCTGCGCACCGCCGAGCGGGCGCGCACCGACCCCGCTCTGATCGATCTGCTGGAGGGACCTCGATGA
- the panC gene encoding pantoate--beta-alanine ligase: MTDTTRLQALRGSYRPGQLTVLHDPETLTAVAEALRSVGRKVGLVPTMGALHEGHLQLVRQAKRTNQVVIVSIFVNPLQFGAGEDLDRYPRTLDADVELLRGEGVELVFAPSAAEMYPDGPRTSVHPGPLGAELEGAARPTHFAGVLTVVAKLLQIARPHEAFFGEKDYQQLALIRQLVRDLNFGVRIVPVATVREADGLAMSSRNRYLAPEHRELATTLSAALAAGRHAGGLGPDAVLAAARGVLAGAPGLDVDYLELRRADLAPLTEPAPPDWSGNARLLVAARLGATRLIDNMAVTLPTSLDGHPTTPNAQPAQANS; encoded by the coding sequence ATGACCGATACGACGCGGCTGCAGGCCCTGCGCGGCAGCTATCGGCCCGGTCAGCTGACCGTGCTGCACGATCCCGAGACGCTGACCGCGGTGGCGGAGGCGCTGCGCTCGGTCGGGCGCAAGGTCGGGCTGGTGCCCACCATGGGCGCGCTGCACGAGGGCCACCTGCAACTGGTGCGGCAGGCCAAGCGGACCAACCAGGTCGTGATCGTCTCGATCTTCGTGAACCCCTTGCAGTTCGGCGCGGGTGAGGATCTCGACAGATATCCGCGCACCCTCGACGCCGACGTGGAGTTGCTGCGCGGCGAGGGCGTCGAGCTGGTCTTCGCACCCAGCGCCGCCGAGATGTATCCCGACGGCCCGCGCACCTCGGTGCATCCGGGCCCGCTCGGCGCCGAGTTGGAGGGCGCCGCCCGCCCGACCCACTTCGCGGGCGTACTGACCGTCGTGGCGAAACTGCTGCAGATCGCCCGTCCGCATGAGGCGTTCTTCGGGGAGAAGGACTACCAGCAGCTCGCCCTGATCCGACAGTTGGTGCGGGACTTGAACTTCGGCGTGCGGATCGTGCCCGTCGCGACGGTCCGCGAGGCCGACGGGCTGGCCATGTCCTCGCGCAACCGGTACCTCGCGCCGGAACATCGCGAGCTGGCCACCACCCTGTCCGCGGCGCTGGCCGCCGGACGGCACGCCGGCGGCCTCGGTCCCGACGCGGTGCTCGCCGCGGCCCGCGGCGTCCTGGCCGGGGCGCCCGGCCTGGACGTGGACTACCTGGAACTACGCCGCGCGGACCTGGCGCCGCTGACCGAGCCCGCCCCGCCCGACTGGAGCGGCAACGCCCGCCTGCTGGTCGCGGCCCGGCTCGGCGCCACCCGCCTGATCGACAACATGGCCGTCACCCTCCCGACCTCGCTGGACGGCCACCCCACGACCCCGAATGCCCAGCCTGCCCAGGCGAACTCGTAG
- the panD gene encoding aspartate 1-decarboxylase translates to MLRTMMKSKIHRATVTHADLHYVGSVTVDPDLMDAADLLEGEQVCIVDIDNGARLETYVIAGQRGSGVIGINGAAAHLVHPGDLVILIAYGMMDEAELREYAPRVVFVDERNRPVELGADPAHAPAGSGLSSPRSLTPA, encoded by the coding sequence ATGTTGCGCACCATGATGAAGTCCAAGATCCACCGCGCCACGGTGACCCACGCCGACCTGCACTACGTCGGCTCGGTGACCGTCGACCCGGACCTGATGGACGCCGCCGATCTGCTCGAGGGCGAGCAGGTCTGCATCGTCGACATCGACAACGGCGCCCGGCTGGAGACCTATGTGATCGCGGGTCAGCGCGGTTCCGGCGTGATCGGAATCAACGGCGCCGCAGCGCATCTCGTGCATCCGGGCGACCTGGTGATCTTGATCGCCTACGGGATGATGGACGAGGCCGAGCTGCGTGAGTACGCGCCGCGGGTGGTGTTCGTGGACGAACGCAACCGCCCGGTGGAGCTCGGTGCGGATCCGGCGCACGCGCCGGCCGGTTCCGGCCTGTCCTCGCCGCGCTCGCTGACACCCGCGTAG
- a CDS encoding type III pantothenate kinase: MLLTIDVRNTSIEIGLFSGSGEHATLGQTWRIHTNPLLTADEFAMQVRGLIGEQAEQVVGVSALSTVPPVLRELREMLSRYWSHVPHVLVEPGVRTGIPLLVDNPKEVGADRIVNCLAAYHRFDAPAIVVDFGTAICVDLVSAKGEFLGGVIAPGVEIATEAIVERTALRRAELARPRSVVGKNSMECIQSGAVFGFAGLVDGLIDRIRDELDAFSGDDVVVVATGQSAPLIVPESETIERHEPHLTLEGLRVVFERNLQRRR, encoded by the coding sequence ATGCTGCTGACGATCGACGTCCGCAACACCAGCATCGAGATCGGGCTGTTCTCCGGTAGCGGCGAGCACGCGACGCTCGGCCAGACCTGGCGCATCCACACCAACCCGCTGCTCACCGCCGACGAATTCGCCATGCAGGTGCGCGGGCTGATCGGCGAGCAGGCCGAGCAGGTGGTCGGGGTGTCGGCGCTGTCGACGGTGCCGCCGGTGCTGCGTGAACTGCGCGAGATGCTGAGCCGCTACTGGAGCCACGTCCCGCACGTGCTGGTGGAACCCGGTGTGCGCACGGGCATTCCGCTGCTGGTGGACAATCCGAAGGAGGTCGGCGCCGACCGCATCGTGAACTGCCTGGCCGCCTACCACCGCTTCGACGCCCCGGCCATCGTGGTCGATTTCGGCACGGCCATCTGTGTGGATCTGGTGTCGGCCAAGGGCGAGTTCCTCGGCGGCGTCATCGCCCCCGGCGTGGAGATCGCGACCGAGGCGATCGTGGAGCGCACCGCGCTGCGCCGCGCCGAGCTGGCCCGGCCGCGCTCGGTGGTGGGCAAGAACAGCATGGAGTGCATTCAGTCCGGGGCGGTGTTCGGCTTCGCGGGCCTGGTCGACGGTCTGATCGACCGGATCCGCGACGAACTCGACGCCTTCTCCGGCGACGATGTCGTGGTGGTAGCCACCGGCCAGTCGGCGCCGCTGATCGTGCCCGAGTCCGAGACCATCGAACGCCACGAACCGCACCTCACGCTGGAGGGCCTGCGGGTGGTCTTCGAGCGCAACCTGCAGCGTCGGCGGTGA
- a CDS encoding cysteine dioxygenase has product MRSSAVSYSTRTRSAAPVVAPRSAVRLSADITDRPIVSALPTRLRPADLLRLTDEGAEDVLAGRFDHLLPDGGEWPVDNRWAVRLQSDEEVDVWLISWVPDRSTELHDHAGSLGALTVLSGALTEFRWNGRELRRRTLSAGDQASFPLGWVHDVVRAPDDSAGPAEPSNPTLSVHAYSPPLTAMSYYEVTGHGTLRRSRTVLTDQPEGELK; this is encoded by the coding sequence ATGCGGTCCTCTGCAGTTTCCTATTCCACCCGTACCCGCTCGGCCGCGCCCGTCGTCGCGCCCCGGTCCGCGGTGCGGCTCTCCGCCGACATCACCGACCGGCCGATCGTCTCGGCGCTGCCCACCCGGTTGCGCCCGGCCGATCTGCTGCGGCTCACCGACGAGGGCGCCGAGGACGTGCTGGCCGGTCGCTTCGACCATCTGCTCCCGGATGGTGGCGAGTGGCCCGTCGACAATCGCTGGGCCGTGCGGCTGCAGTCGGACGAGGAGGTCGATGTCTGGCTGATCAGCTGGGTCCCCGACCGCTCCACCGAATTGCACGACCACGCCGGCTCGCTGGGTGCGCTCACGGTCCTCAGCGGCGCCCTGACCGAGTTCCGCTGGAACGGTCGCGAATTACGCCGGCGCACGCTGTCGGCCGGCGATCAGGCCTCGTTCCCGCTCGGCTGGGTACACGACGTGGTGCGCGCGCCCGACGACTCGGCCGGGCCCGCCGAACCGTCGAATCCGACCCTGTCGGTGCACGCCTATTCGCCACCGCTCACCGCCATGTCCTACTACGAGGTCACCGGTCACGGCACGCTGCGGCGCAGCCGGACGGTCCTCACCGACCAGCCCGAAGGCGAACTGAAATGA
- a CDS encoding rhodanese-like domain-containing protein, whose amino-acid sequence MTRPTHGTRADRSGIDRMLEHARSQLQRIYAFELPEAVARGALLVDIRPQAQRVKEGTLPGALVIERNVLEWRLDPTSSARLALATDHDVEWIVVCSEGYTSSLAAASLQQLGLHRATDLVGGYQALKATGLLSVAAGAPHIAREVVAVASV is encoded by the coding sequence ATGACCCGACCGACGCACGGGACCCGCGCGGATCGCAGCGGCATCGACCGCATGCTGGAGCACGCGCGCTCGCAGTTGCAGCGGATCTACGCGTTCGAATTGCCCGAGGCCGTCGCCCGGGGCGCACTGCTGGTCGATATCCGGCCGCAGGCCCAGCGGGTGAAGGAGGGCACGCTGCCCGGGGCCCTGGTGATCGAGCGCAATGTGCTGGAATGGCGGCTCGACCCGACCAGCTCCGCCCGGCTGGCGCTGGCCACCGACCACGACGTGGAATGGATCGTGGTGTGCTCGGAGGGCTACACCTCCAGCCTGGCCGCGGCCTCCCTGCAACAGCTGGGATTGCACCGCGCGACCGATCTGGTGGGCGGATATCAGGCGCTGAAGGCGACGGGATTGCTGTCGGTGGCGGCGGGCGCCCCGCACATCGCCCGAGAGGTCGTCGCGGTCGCGTCGGTGTAA
- the lysS gene encoding lysine--tRNA ligase → MRIRREKRERLLAEGGEVYPVVVPRTHTLAQIRAAYPDLAADTATGTRVGVAGRVIFMRNTGKLCFATLQEGDGTKLQAMISLNGVGADALAAWKADVDLGDFVFVHGEVISSRTGELSVMADSWSMAAKALRPLPVAHKELSEESRVRQRYVDLIVRPEAREMARTRVKVVRALRNALERRDFLEVETPMLQTLHGGAAARPFVTHSNALDMDLYLRIAPELFLKRCVVGGIERVFEINRNFRNEGADSTHSPEFAMLETYEAYGTYDDSARMVRELVQEVAQEVFGTQVVTLADGTEYDLSGEWNTVEMYPSLSDALGVAVTPETTVPELLALADRVGLEIPPDKGYGHGKLVEELWEHTYGDKLYAPTFVRDFPVETSPLTRQHRDKPGVTEKWDLYVRGFELATGYSELVDPVIQRERFIDQARLAAAGDDEAMRLDEDFLAAMEHGMPPTTGTGMGIDRLLMALTGLGIRETILFPIVRPTAR, encoded by the coding sequence ATGCGGATTCGCCGGGAGAAGCGGGAGCGGCTGCTCGCCGAGGGCGGTGAGGTCTATCCCGTAGTCGTGCCGCGCACACATACCCTGGCGCAAATTCGCGCCGCCTATCCCGACCTGGCGGCCGATACCGCCACCGGTACCCGGGTGGGCGTGGCCGGGCGCGTCATATTCATGCGCAATACCGGCAAACTGTGTTTTGCGACGCTGCAGGAGGGTGACGGTACCAAGCTGCAGGCGATGATCAGTCTGAACGGTGTCGGGGCGGACGCACTGGCGGCCTGGAAGGCCGATGTGGACCTCGGCGACTTCGTATTCGTGCACGGGGAGGTGATCTCCTCGCGTACCGGTGAATTGAGCGTCATGGCCGATTCCTGGTCGATGGCGGCCAAGGCGTTGCGGCCGCTGCCGGTGGCGCACAAGGAGTTGAGCGAGGAGTCGCGGGTCCGGCAGCGGTATGTCGATCTGATCGTGCGGCCGGAGGCGCGGGAAATGGCGCGCACCCGGGTGAAGGTGGTGCGCGCGCTGCGAAACGCATTGGAGCGCAGGGACTTTCTCGAGGTCGAGACGCCGATGCTGCAAACCCTGCACGGCGGCGCCGCGGCGCGCCCGTTCGTGACCCACTCCAATGCCCTCGATATGGACCTCTACCTGCGTATCGCGCCGGAGTTGTTCCTCAAGCGCTGCGTGGTCGGCGGTATCGAGCGGGTCTTCGAGATCAACCGCAACTTCCGTAACGAGGGCGCCGACTCCACGCATTCGCCGGAGTTCGCGATGCTGGAAACGTACGAGGCCTACGGCACCTATGACGATTCCGCGCGGATGGTGCGGGAATTGGTGCAGGAGGTGGCGCAGGAGGTCTTCGGAACCCAGGTCGTGACGCTGGCCGACGGCACCGAATACGATCTGAGCGGCGAGTGGAACACCGTCGAGATGTACCCCTCGCTGTCGGACGCGCTGGGCGTCGCGGTGACGCCGGAAACGACCGTCCCGGAATTGCTCGCGCTGGCCGATCGGGTGGGCCTGGAAATTCCGCCGGACAAGGGCTACGGTCACGGCAAACTCGTCGAGGAACTCTGGGAGCACACCTACGGCGACAAGCTGTACGCCCCGACTTTCGTACGCGACTTCCCCGTGGAGACATCCCCGCTGACTCGTCAGCATCGCGACAAGCCGGGCGTGACCGAGAAGTGGGATCTGTATGTCCGCGGCTTCGAGTTGGCCACGGGCTATTCCGAACTGGTGGATCCGGTGATTCAGCGCGAGCGCTTCATCGATCAGGCGAGATTGGCGGCGGCGGGTGACGACGAGGCCATGCGGCTGGACGAGGACTTCCTCGCGGCGATGGAACATGGTATGCCGCCGACAACGGGTACCGGTATGGGAATCGATCGGTTGCTGATGGCCTTGACCGGTCTGGGAATCCGGGAAACCATACTGTTCCCAATTGTGCGTCCGACTGCTCGCTGA
- a CDS encoding histone-like nucleoid-structuring protein Lsr2, with amino-acid sequence MAKKVTVSLIDDVDGESIADETVEFAIDGVSYEIDLSAANAAKLRDGLEQWVTNARRVSGRRRSKPAGATAGATKSRVSMDREQSAAIREWARRKGHKVSARGRISADITEAYNKEVGRTN; translated from the coding sequence ATGGCAAAGAAGGTCACCGTTAGCCTGATCGACGATGTCGACGGTGAGTCCATCGCGGACGAGACCGTCGAGTTCGCGATCGACGGTGTGTCGTACGAGATCGACTTGTCCGCGGCAAATGCGGCAAAGCTGCGCGACGGGCTGGAGCAGTGGGTCACCAACGCACGTCGGGTGAGCGGACGGCGGCGGAGCAAGCCGGCGGGTGCGACCGCGGGTGCGACCAAGAGCAGGGTGTCGATGGACCGCGAGCAGAGTGCGGCAATTCGGGAATGGGCACGGCGCAAGGGCCACAAGGTCTCGGCGCGCGGACGTATCTCGGCCGACATTACCGAGGCATACAACAAGGAAGTCGGCCGTACCAACTAG
- a CDS encoding FHA domain-containing protein produces the protein MTAFHESFLRFIDDTGRQQEFALSPDLQRVTIGRSQQADLTLSWDAEVSRLHASVEYLGAHWTIVDDGLSRNGTFVNGERLVGRRRLSPGDRIRVGTSLLAFHDFTGVADDATRTSTGSLPSLRSLTETQRSVLIALCRPYKNNAGFATPAPNQQIADELFLSVDAIKTHMRTLFAKFGVEDLPQNQKRVRLAMLAMQSGIISERDL, from the coding sequence GTGACCGCATTTCACGAATCGTTCCTGCGATTCATCGACGACACGGGCCGGCAGCAGGAGTTCGCGCTTTCTCCCGATCTGCAGCGCGTCACCATCGGCCGTTCGCAGCAGGCCGATCTGACGCTGTCCTGGGACGCCGAGGTGTCGCGGCTGCACGCGTCGGTGGAGTACCTGGGGGCGCACTGGACGATCGTGGACGACGGCCTCTCCCGCAACGGCACGTTCGTCAACGGGGAACGACTGGTCGGCCGGCGACGCCTCTCGCCCGGCGATCGGATCCGGGTGGGCACCTCGCTGCTGGCGTTCCACGACTTCACCGGCGTCGCCGACGACGCCACCCGCACCTCCACCGGTTCGCTGCCCTCGCTGCGGTCGCTGACCGAGACCCAGCGATCGGTGCTGATCGCGCTGTGCCGCCCCTACAAGAACAACGCCGGGTTCGCGACGCCCGCACCGAACCAGCAGATCGCCGACGAGCTGTTCCTGAGCGTGGACGCGATCAAGACCCACATGCGCACGTTGTTCGCGAAGTTCGGGGTGGAGGATCTGCCGCAGAATCAGAAGCGGGTGCGGCTGGCGATGCTGGCCATGCAGAGCGGCATCATCTCCGAACGCGATCTGTGA